TACCAGCCCCACCGACGAAGAGGGCGAGTTGCAGACCTACAGCCCGGGCCAGACCATCACGCTGCGCCAGGGCGAGCGGCACCGCCTGGTAGGCCTCGACGACTGGGGCATGATAGCCGAAATCTGGCAGCACACCGACGCCCAGCAGCCCTCCGACGAAAACGACATTGTGCGCGTGCAAGACGACTTTGGCCGGTAAGCGCAGCGGCTTTTGACACCTTCAACCAGCCTTTGAACTCCGGTTCGAAGGCTGGTTTGGCTTTAACGGAGTCCGAAAGCAGGCTTTGTTGGCCTTAGCAGTACGGTGCGGGTGGTGCTGTTCAGGTAAGCTCGGCTCTAACAACTTCCTAAACTGGCGGCAGTATTAAGCACTCCTGCTAATCTGCCGCCGATGAATACTTCCCTGTTTTCCCTGCCCGCCTGGCACCAGCCTTCGGGCCACCTGCACGTGGTTATCGAAACGCCCAAGGGCAGCCGCAATAAGTTTGCCTACGACCCGGAAACGCAGCTTTTCAAACTCAAGGGCACACTTCCCGAGGGCAGCAGCTTCCCCTACGACTTCGGCTTCGTTCCCTCCACCCTGGGCGCCGATGGTGACCCGCTCGACGTGCTGGTGCTCATGGATGCTCCCGGGTTTGCCGGCTGCTTGCTCGAAGCCCGCCTCATCGGTGCCATCGAAGCCGACCAGACCGAAGACGGCCACACCGAGCGCAACGACCGGCTGCTAGCCGTATCGGCCAGCAGCCGCCAGCATCAGCACATTCGGGAAATCACCGATCTGACGCCCCAGCTGCTGCACGAAATCGAGCATTTCTTTAAGTCGTACAATGAAGCGGCCGGACGCGGATTTCAGCCCGTGCGCCGGGCCGGGGCTAAGCGGGCCCATACGCTGGTGGAAAAAGCCCAGAAAGAATTCGGCAAATCGTCGGAGCAGTAAGGTCGAGAAAACAGGTGCGCTGGAGGGCCGCGGACACAGGCAGCCCTGTAACAGTTCAGTCGTTTTCCACCATAATGCTATAACAAACCGGCCCCAGCAGTCTACAAGAGACTACCGGGGCCGGTTGTGGGTAAGCTACAAGGGCAGCTAGTCCCGCTTGGTTTTCAGCATCTGCCGCAATTGGGCCAGCTCGTCGCGGAACTTGGCGGCCTGTAGGAAGTCGAGGTCCTTGGCGGCGGCTTCCATCTGCTTTTCGGTTTGCTTGATGAGCTTTTCCAGGTCGGGCTTAGTCATCATGGCAATAACCGGCTCGGCGGCCAGGGTCATCGTATCCGTTTCCGGACCCACGTAAGCGGCCGGCTCGATGCGGCGCTTGTCCGACAGCGAAGTCTGTCCCATGATTTCGTCGTGCGACTTTTTCACCGTCCGCGGCGTAATGCCGTGTTCTTCGTTGTAAGCCATCTGCACGGCCCGACGGCGGTTCGTCTCGTCGATGGCGCGCTGC
Above is a genomic segment from Hymenobacter cellulosivorans containing:
- a CDS encoding inorganic diphosphatase, coding for MNTSLFSLPAWHQPSGHLHVVIETPKGSRNKFAYDPETQLFKLKGTLPEGSSFPYDFGFVPSTLGADGDPLDVLVLMDAPGFAGCLLEARLIGAIEADQTEDGHTERNDRLLAVSASSRQHQHIREITDLTPQLLHEIEHFFKSYNEAAGRGFQPVRRAGAKRAHTLVEKAQKEFGKSSEQ